Proteins found in one Lutimonas zeaxanthinifaciens genomic segment:
- a CDS encoding DUF4252 domain-containing protein: protein MKKLIVLVAIVLSASCATNTSFNTFYQNHEDDSNFSFGLSSSLIATFLPDEDLEDIKPLLKKAKHIRILVFSENAEDKSQKFKNFINRSKFEEMVKLRSENDKIAFFTLEKRERIKEIVLEISSGDDLVLIGLKTDLTKKDLDKLLETEV from the coding sequence ATGAAAAAATTAATAGTACTCGTTGCCATCGTCTTAAGCGCTTCCTGTGCGACCAATACCTCCTTTAATACTTTTTATCAAAATCATGAGGATGATTCAAACTTCTCTTTTGGCCTTAGCAGCTCCTTAATTGCTACATTCTTACCTGATGAGGATCTTGAAGATATAAAGCCTTTACTGAAAAAAGCAAAACACATCAGAATTCTGGTTTTCTCTGAAAACGCGGAGGACAAGTCTCAGAAGTTCAAAAACTTTATCAACAGATCAAAATTTGAAGAAATGGTCAAATTGAGAAGTGAAAACGACAAAATTGCTTTTTTTACGCTTGAGAAAAGAGAAAGAATTAAAGAAATCGTACTCGAGATCTCTTCAGGAGATGACTTGGTCTTGATTGGTTTAAAAACAGATTTAACCAAAAAAGATCTGGATAAATTGCTTGAGACTGAAGTGTAA
- a CDS encoding SDR family oxidoreductase has translation MTSNNKVVWITGASSGIGAALASEYSEQGTRLILSSRNLESLESVRSRCKFPNKIKLLELDLEQYGTMSEAAHQAIDYFGKIDILVNNAGISQRALAADTELAVDKKIIDINYFGTIALTKALIPHFREQDEGQFVVVTSVVGKIGTPLRSSYSASKHALHGFFDSLRAELFEDNIKVTLICPGYVKTNVSINAVTGSGEKQGTMDRATENGLDPYVFAKKAIRAIRKQRQEVVIGGFLERLAVWVKRFFPLILSRMIRKIKVT, from the coding sequence ATGACAAGTAATAACAAGGTTGTTTGGATTACAGGGGCTTCTTCTGGAATAGGAGCTGCCCTAGCCAGCGAATATTCGGAACAAGGTACACGTTTGATCCTCTCTTCTAGAAATCTTGAATCATTGGAAAGCGTTCGATCACGATGCAAATTTCCCAATAAAATAAAACTTCTCGAGCTTGATCTTGAGCAATATGGAACCATGTCAGAAGCAGCTCATCAAGCCATTGACTACTTTGGAAAAATTGATATCCTGGTCAACAATGCGGGAATAAGCCAACGAGCTTTGGCAGCTGACACTGAACTGGCTGTGGACAAAAAAATAATTGATATCAACTATTTTGGGACAATTGCATTGACCAAGGCACTTATTCCTCATTTCAGAGAACAAGACGAAGGTCAATTTGTGGTGGTCACCAGTGTTGTTGGAAAAATAGGGACACCTCTCAGGAGTTCATATTCGGCATCAAAACATGCGTTACACGGATTTTTTGATTCCTTAAGGGCAGAATTATTTGAGGACAATATTAAAGTCACGCTGATCTGTCCGGGTTATGTAAAAACGAATGTTTCCATCAACGCGGTCACAGGTTCGGGCGAGAAACAAGGAACAATGGATCGTGCTACAGAAAATGGTCTGGACCCTTATGTTTTTGCTAAAAAAGCCATCAGAGCCATCAGGAAACAACGCCAGGAGGTTGTGATTGGCGGGTTCCTGGAGCGACTGGCCGTATGGGTTAAAAGATTCTTTCCGTTGATATTGTCGAGAATGATCAGAAAAATCAAAGTGACTTAG
- a CDS encoding thioredoxin-like domain-containing protein, whose protein sequence is MKTYLLVILLAASSYMQGQYSIKGTIEPDHDYSWILLYQMQNGEQSYVDNADVIDGQFTFNVDENQSPGIYRAYYQIENNLYVEFIYNKEEVEFSFNPDNPESTIYFSESAENKIYQDYYKSIRAKQEELDSVQVLFFESTDKKEKKALKKSYTAILDELIAIQKDYESGSNELLANHFIRASAQHNAAEPIENPQEYLSTIKMHFFDAMDLSDEVLCHSTFIYNRLNDYVFYLNQAETLQRQNELQMDAIEKAVLWMDSYNDIKLKFEEELLETYLEQENVVMINHVLNEYYSKLPEAYLDKEMIGRINAAIKTMIGVRAPDFSWSENGVETSLYELSGTDYYVVLFFSSNCPHCQIEIPEFYKFISGIENIKVVAVGLEDEKRSWEIMTKDYNEFINILDLDKWSSQKVENYGITAIPTYLVLDSDKNILAKPEDFNELKSLFETR, encoded by the coding sequence ATGAAGACTTATTTACTTGTTATTCTTCTCGCCGCAAGTTCATACATGCAGGGACAATATTCTATAAAGGGAACCATTGAACCGGACCATGACTATTCTTGGATTCTACTTTATCAAATGCAAAACGGAGAGCAGAGTTATGTGGACAATGCTGATGTCATAGATGGTCAATTTACCTTTAATGTTGATGAAAATCAATCTCCTGGTATCTATCGTGCGTATTATCAGATTGAGAACAATTTATATGTTGAATTTATCTATAATAAGGAAGAGGTTGAGTTTTCATTTAATCCGGATAATCCGGAATCTACCATCTATTTTTCAGAATCAGCTGAAAACAAAATTTATCAGGATTATTACAAAAGCATAAGAGCGAAACAGGAAGAATTAGATTCCGTTCAAGTACTCTTTTTTGAATCCACGGATAAAAAGGAAAAGAAAGCATTAAAAAAATCGTACACTGCGATTCTTGATGAGCTCATTGCAATTCAAAAAGATTATGAATCGGGGTCCAATGAGTTACTTGCAAATCATTTTATTCGGGCAAGTGCGCAACACAATGCTGCAGAGCCCATCGAAAACCCCCAGGAGTACCTGAGCACCATTAAAATGCACTTTTTTGATGCAATGGATCTTTCTGACGAGGTCCTGTGTCATTCAACTTTTATATACAACAGACTAAACGATTATGTTTTTTATCTGAATCAGGCTGAAACCCTTCAAAGGCAAAATGAACTGCAAATGGATGCCATTGAAAAAGCAGTTCTTTGGATGGATAGTTATAATGATATCAAACTGAAATTCGAGGAAGAATTGCTTGAGACTTATCTTGAACAGGAAAATGTGGTTATGATCAATCACGTCCTAAATGAATATTACTCAAAGTTGCCTGAAGCGTATTTAGATAAAGAGATGATCGGTAGAATCAATGCTGCGATAAAAACGATGATCGGAGTCAGGGCACCTGATTTCAGCTGGTCTGAGAACGGTGTTGAAACATCGTTGTATGAACTCTCGGGAACAGATTATTATGTGGTGTTGTTTTTTAGCTCTAATTGTCCTCATTGCCAAATAGAAATACCTGAGTTCTACAAGTTCATAAGCGGCATAGAAAATATCAAAGTTGTGGCTGTTGGGCTTGAAGACGAAAAAAGAAGCTGGGAAATCATGACGAAAGATTACAACGAATTTATCAATATTCTGGATCTAGATAAATGGTCAAGTCAAAAAGTTGAGAATTACGGGATCACGGCAATACCTACTTATCTGGTTCTTGATTCGGACAAAAATATCCTTGCCAAACCTGAAGATTTCAACGAGTTAAAATCGTTATTTGAAACAAGGTGA
- a CDS encoding YraN family protein, which yields MAVHNELGLAGEKIAVDFLREKGYHIRQRNWRFQKVEIDIIAQKDDLIVIVEVKTRSNRHFGNPQEFVNGQKMKFLLKAAHNYVVSRKIDKEIRFDIIAVIKSPEEFSIEHIKDAFHLF from the coding sequence ATGGCGGTTCATAATGAACTCGGACTTGCAGGAGAAAAGATTGCAGTTGATTTTCTGAGGGAAAAGGGTTATCATATCAGGCAACGGAATTGGCGTTTTCAAAAGGTTGAAATTGACATCATAGCCCAAAAGGATGATTTGATTGTTATCGTTGAGGTAAAAACCAGATCCAACAGGCATTTCGGAAATCCCCAGGAATTTGTAAATGGACAAAAAATGAAGTTTTTATTGAAAGCGGCTCATAATTATGTTGTGTCCAGAAAAATCGATAAGGAAATTCGCTTTGACATCATCGCTGTTATCAAAAGTCCTGAAGAATTTTCAATTGAGCATATAAAAGATGCTTTTCACCTTTTTTAA